Proteins encoded within one genomic window of Fusarium musae strain F31 chromosome 4, whole genome shotgun sequence:
- the XAN1 gene encoding Alpha-ketoglutarate-dependent xanthine dioxygenase xan-1, translating into MASQITVTPISPSAESTIDFGAIVSNIDVENISDADFDVIREALFTHQVLVFKNQNHLSPKAQYEITQRFDPEAAGSYGHGKTIDAKRSILHPDLKTIPHQPQVQVIGNGFVEEYEGLKNIQLRHPHHRTFHATTIPDEKDLDFTRFYRWHIDAALYGLAPPVVTSLLAVRVPGGRKQTLVYDDGSNEELSVPLGTTAFVSGYAMYDRLSPEDKEFVRTTKVEYAPHPYVWMSGAKSRSDGLGLVSEDKEIPIENLPPVDEDKIQILPMCWRNPATGRLALQVHPSAVRKLHLADGTVIDGLTAVRERVHELQRPGIAPEKVYPHDWEQGDLVLFHNRGVIHSVVGAFAEDEVRLFRQCNIAGSKLPEGPVAVAVGA; encoded by the exons ATGGCCTCTCAAATAACAGTCACTCCCATCTCTCCATCAGCCGAGTCAACCATCGACTTTGGCGCCATCGTCTCAAACATTGACGTTGAAAACATCAGCG ATGCCGACTTTGACGTAATCCGTGAAGCACTCTTCACTCACCAAGTTCTCGTCTtcaagaaccagaaccaCCTTTCCCCCAAGGCCCAGTATGAGATCACCCAGCGCTTCGATCCTGAAGCTGCGGGCTCTTATGGCCATGGAAAGACCATTGACGCCAAGCGCTCAATCCTCCATCCTGATCTCAAGACCATccctcatcagcctcaagtcCAGGTCATTGGAAATGGCTTCGTTGAGGAGTATGAAGGACTGAAGAACATTCAGCTCCGACATCCTCACCATCGCACATTCCACGCCACCACTATccctgatgagaaggatttGGACTTCACCAGGTTCTACAGATGGCACATTGACGCCGCTCTATACGGCCTCGCTCCTCCAGTGGTTACATCACTCCTCGCTGTTCGTGTTCCAGGAGGTCGCAAACAGACCCTTGTCTATGACGACGGATCCAATGAGGAGTTGAGTGTCCCGCTTGGTACTACAGCCTTTGTGTCGGGTTACGCCATGTACGACCGGCTTTCGCCTGAGGATAAGGAGTTTGTGCGTACCACAAAGGTTGAATACGCTCCTCATCCATATGTTTGGATGAGTGGTGCAAAGTCCCGCTCAGATGGTCTGGGCCTGGTCTCCGAGGACAAAGAGATTCCTATCGAGAATCTTCCCCCtgttgatgaggacaagATCCAGATCCTTCCTATGTGCTGGCGTAACCCTGCCACGGGCCGCTTAGCACTCCAGGTTCATCCGTCTGCTGTTCGAAAGCTGCACCTCGCCGATGGTACTGTGATCGATGGTCTCACTGCTGTTCGGGAGCGGGTCCACGAGCTTCAGCGCCCTGGCATTGCTCCTGAGAAGGTATATCCTCATGATTGGGAGCAGGGAGATCTTGTTCTCTTTCATAATCGGGGCGTGATCCATTCAGTGGTTGGCGCTTTTGCGGAAGACGAGGTTAGATTGTTCCGGCAGTGTAACATTGCCGGTAGTAAGCTGCCTGAAGGGCCAGTGGCTGTTGCAGTTGGTGCTTAG